CGCTCGCTAGCCGGCACGGCGGGCAACAGATTTTACAAGCTGCGCCGCCATTCGCTACGCGAAAGGCGTGCTCGGTCTCGGCGACGAAGATGCGTCGACGCCCGCGCTCTGTCGAGCTTCATTGGCGGGCGCGCCGCAGTCGCCTTCGACACAATTTGGGTTGCGCCGAAGACGGCACACCCCAAATCGTCTTGCAAAATCCAACGTTGCCCGCCATGCCTATGCGTGGCCGAAAAATAGAAGAGGCCCTGTCTGCAGTCGAGCTTGCGGCTTGCTATTTGGGTGAAGATTAGAGTTTGGCGGCTGGCGCAAGCACGACTGCTCGGTTGGCGCTCCTAGTATCGAGGTTCGTGAGCGTCAGAAATCCTGCTATTTGTTCGAATTCGGTATTGCGGCTTCGCAGGCCACGCATCGCGAGCTTGGGAGCGATTGGCCCCTGCCCGATCGAAGGTCTGTAGCGCTCGCTAGCCGGCACGGCGGGCAACAGATTTTACAAGCTGCGCCGCCATTCGCTACGCGAAAGGCGTGCTCGGTCTCGGCGACGAAGATGCGTCGACACCCGCGCTCTGTCGAGCTTCATTGGCGGGCGCGCCGCAGTCGCCTTCGACACAATTTGGGTTGCGCCGAAGACGCCGCACCCCAAATCGTCTTGCAAAATCCAACGTTGCCCGCCATGCCTATGCGTGGCCGAAAAATCGAAGAAGCACTGTGTGCAGTCGAGCTTGCGGCTTGCTATTTCGATGAAGATTAGAGTTTGGCGACTGGCGCAAGCACGACTGCTCGGTTGGCGCTCCTGGCTTCGAGGTTTGTGGGCGTCAGAAATCCTACTATTTGTTCGAATTCGGTATTGCGGCTTCGCAGGCCACGCATCGCGAGCTTGAGAGCGATTGGCCCCTGCCCGTTCGATGCGACGTCGCGCTCGCGAGTCGGCACGGCGGGCAACAGATTTTACAAGCTGCGCCGCCATTCGCTACGCGAAAGGCGTGCTCGGTCTCGGCGACGAAGATGCGTCGACGCCTGCGCTCTGTCGAGCTTCATTGGCAGGCGCGCCGCAGTCGCCTTCGACACAATTTGGGTTGCGCCGAAGACGGCACACCCCAAATCGTCTTGTAAAATCAAGCGTTGTCGGCAATAAGCGCTAAAACTCTCTTCTTGAAATTATGGCGACGCTTAAATAGTGTTTTGTAGTTGCAAATTATGTCTCATTTTGAGGAGTTGGCCTACCATATGGCCGCCGAAGAATTAGAACAAGAAGAGGAAGGCGCTCATGATGACATCGCCTTAGAACCCGGTCGAAATGCAGATTCAGCCAGCGAAGTTTCTAAATTCGTAAATAAGGCAGTCCTTGCAAAATATGATGTTTACAGCTATCGAAATGCAGCCTCCATTCTAAAAAACTCATTTCCAGAAGAATTTGCAGAAATCGAAAAAGCTCTTTTAGATTTCTCAATAACAACCAAAGATATCGGCTTGCCGGGTGGCAACGAATCTACCATACCCAAAAAGCTCTCCGATAGTTTGCGACCTAAGAAGTGGTACGAAACCCGTATTCAAGGTGACCTAATCATACGAGTATATGAGCAGAGCGAAGAGGTGATTAAAGGCGGCAAAGCCAAAAAGCATACTCTGCCCCCCAAAGAGGACATCAAACTAGAAAATTATATCGATGGGCACAAGATTGATTATGTAAAAGGTAAAGTTGCACTTGATATGGAATGGAATAGCAAGGATCAAACATTTGATCGAGATTTATATGCGTTTCGTCTGTTTCATGAATGTGGCATTATTAGCGCAGCCGTTTTGATGACGAGATCAGAAAAACTGAATGATGTGCTGAAAGAAATCCCCCAACTAAATAAAGACGGCTCTCTTAAAGAAGAAGCCGGGAAAATTGTTCCTTGTATTAAGAAAATGGGCGCTAGTACGACGTGGATGGGCAAACTTTTATATAGAATGAATGCCGGGCGTCACGGCGGTTGCCCCGTTTTAGTAATCGGCATCAAAGCAGAAGCCGTATCTGATTGGCCGCCTAAAGGCAAGGTAGGGAAAAAATGAATGCTTCAGATGATCTTCTAAAGAGTGCAGGCTCGACCAAATTTGCAACGATCTTGGCTGACCCGCCATGGCAATTTCAAAATCGAACTGGCAAAATGGCCCCTGAACACCGTCGTTTGTCACGTTATTCTACTATGACATTGCAGGAGATCAAAGATCTACCTGTAGAAGCGATTGCTGCTGATACCGCACACTTGTATCTCTGGGTGCCCAACGCTCTCTTGGCCGATGGATTACAGGTAATGGATCATTGGGGTTTTACTTATAAAACCAATTTGATTTGGTATAAAATCCGCAAAGATGGTGGGCCAGATCGACGTGGTGTTGGTTTCTATTTTCGAAACGTTACTGAAATGATCTTATTTGGGGTACGAGGCAAAAAGGCCCGAACGCTCGCTCCTGGACGTAGTCAAGAAAATCTCATTTCATCTATGAAACGCGAGCACAGTCGCAAACCCGATGAGCAGTATAAGTTGATTGAATCATGTAGTTCTGGCCCATTTTTAGAACTATTCGCAAGAGGCCCTCGGAAAGGCTGGCATGTTTGGGGCAATCAATCTGAAAGTTATGAAGTAAACTGGGAAACCTATAAAAATCATTCCCAATCAAAGGTGCTCCCTTTCTTTGACAAGAAAGTCTCATAGAAGCGCTTACTGCCGACAACAAAATTTACCTGCTGCGCTCGCTGCGGTGCCGTAGCTCCTCGCGTGCTCGGGTCTGCGCCACAAAGATCGCGCCCGGCAGGGCAAGAATGATGTGCATTTTGCCTGCCGTGCGCGAGTGGCTCCGACCACATTTTTCGACGCAAGATGACTTTTCAGAGTGAAATAATGTCAGAGGCGTCGAAAAACGTCAGGTAAATTCCACGTTGTGTGACATAGATGCGACTTTGTACTCCGCCGCCCTCCGTGGCGGCGCTCCCACGGCTGATGTTTTATTGCAATCTACTGCGAAGCCACTCTGATATCTTGCTGGGATTACGGTGAGCATGAATAAAACCCAAGAACACGATTTTTTCAGATTCTGCCATATAGTAAATGCAAAACGGAAATTTCTTCATG
The sequence above is a segment of the Turneriella parva DSM 21527 genome. Coding sequences within it:
- a CDS encoding BglII/BstYI family type II restriction endonuclease, whose protein sequence is MAAEELEQEEEGAHDDIALEPGRNADSASEVSKFVNKAVLAKYDVYSYRNAASILKNSFPEEFAEIEKALLDFSITTKDIGLPGGNESTIPKKLSDSLRPKKWYETRIQGDLIIRVYEQSEEVIKGGKAKKHTLPPKEDIKLENYIDGHKIDYVKGKVALDMEWNSKDQTFDRDLYAFRLFHECGIISAAVLMTRSEKLNDVLKEIPQLNKDGSLKEEAGKIVPCIKKMGASTTWMGKLLYRMNAGRHGGCPVLVIGIKAEAVSDWPPKGKVGKK
- a CDS encoding MT-A70 family methyltransferase; the encoded protein is MNASDDLLKSAGSTKFATILADPPWQFQNRTGKMAPEHRRLSRYSTMTLQEIKDLPVEAIAADTAHLYLWVPNALLADGLQVMDHWGFTYKTNLIWYKIRKDGGPDRRGVGFYFRNVTEMILFGVRGKKARTLAPGRSQENLISSMKREHSRKPDEQYKLIESCSSGPFLELFARGPRKGWHVWGNQSESYEVNWETYKNHSQSKVLPFFDKKVS